CGGCGGAAGGCGCGGGCTGCGCCAGGCAGTCGTCCCCCTTCCCCAGAAGTACGGCCGCGAGCTTGATTGGCCCGCAGGTGGCGTAGCACAGGTGGACCTGGAGCTCGGAGTGGATCGACGAGTCCGGTGTAGACCCGACGTTGGCGATGATCCGATCGACGATCTTCCGCCGCCGACGTCCTCCTCCCCGCAGAGACACCTCGAGGCGCCCCCGGTCCCGCCCGCCCTTCACGAGGATCGATTCGACCACGCTTCCCGGGCACGCCTCGAATCGCGGGTTGCGCCCCGCGGCCAGCCGGCTTGCCTCGGCGCAAAGGGCTCCGCGCGCGGGCAGGAGCTCGCCGGGAACACCCGCATACAGCGGACGCCGCGTGCTCCTGAAGACCCAGATGACCCGGGTGCGCGGATGCCGCGCGGCGAGCGCCGACAGGGCGACCGCGGATGTGGCCGCCGAGTGACCGGCTCCCACAAGGAGAGTCGTCCGGCCGGCGAAAAGGGCGGCGACCCGGGGGCTCGCTAAGTTCGGGATTCCGCGATCGATGAACGACGCCGCCTGGCTCTCTCCCGGGACGGGAATGCCGCCGTCGCCCAGCGGTCTCATCTGCCCCCACGTGCCGGAGGCATCGATCACGACGTCCGCCGCGTGGACCTCCTGTCGTCCTCCTCGCTCGGCGAGAATGCGGAACGGCCGGACGGCGCGCGCGTCGTTGCCGGGCAGGTCCTCTTTGAGAGTCGCGTCGCGGCTGATGGCCAGAACCCGGGTGCGCTCCCGCACGGCGCCGCGCAGGGGGCGGCTCTTCGCCAGAGGAAGGAGATAGTCCGCCAGGTATTGGCGCCCGGTCGGGGCGGTCCCGGCGTCCCGGCATGGCCGCACCCCTTCGCCCCTCAAGACCCGCAGCCCCAGGGAGGAGCAGTTCATCTCCCACGGGGAGAACATTCGAACGTGACCCCAGGATCGGAGATTCTCCCCGACCCGTCCCACCTCCAGAACAGCGACTTCGTATCCCAGGTGCGCCCCGAGGAGGGCCGTTTCAAGCCCGATCGGCCCCGCCCCGACGATGACCAGTCGCATGCCCCGCGGCATGCGCGCGAGTCTAGCACAGGACCCGAGCCCCCCCGGGAGGCCGAGGCCGCCCCGGGCTTGCGCCGGGAAATCGGAGGCCCCATCTTCTTTGCATGCGGGGCAGGGTGCTATACTGCCCTCCTCGTGGTGGAGCTCCCAGGCCGGCCCCATGGCAGGCACGGTCGAGCCCGCCGCGAGGCGCTGACCGCGGGACATGACCGGCCAAGGAGGCTGGCCCCGGGGACGGGAGCGCGAGGAGATTCAATGCCAAAATCGATGTTCGTCAACGTGACCGCGGAAGAGGAAAACCGCGTCGCGATCGTCGAGAACGGCGTCCTCGACGTCTTCGAGATCGAGACCCTCAGCAAAGAACATCTCAAAGGGAACATTTTCAAGGTCGTCGTGGAAGGGATCAACCCCGCCCTGGAGGCCGCCTTCGTCAACTACGGAGGAGAGCGCGCCGGGTTCCTGCCGCTCGACGAGGTCAACTTCAAGCTCTATCCGAGCCGCAACGGCGGCCAGGCGGCCGGTAAGGGCCGGGGAGCGAGGATCAGCCGCCATCTCGACAAGGGGATGGAGGTCCTGGTCCAGGTCATCCGCGACGCCTTCGGCAACAAGCCCCCGACCATGAGCACCTACTATTCCCTGCCGGGACGGTATCTCGTCCTGATGCCGGGGGCCGACGCCGCCGGCATCTCCCGGAAGATCGAGAGCGCCGAGCAGCGCGAGCGGCTGCGGAAAATTCTCGATGAGCTGACGGTGCCCTCCGGATTTGGCGTGATCGTGCGCACTGCGGGCATGGAGACGAGCCCCCGTGAGCTCCAGGCAGACCTCGAATCGCTTCTGGAGCTCTGGAGGACCATCGAGACCGCCGCCGAGCAGGTGAAGCCTCCCGCGCTGATCTTCCAGGAGCGCGATCTCGTGATCCGCACCATCCGGGACTACTTCACCTCCGACATCGAGGAGGTCCTGATCGACGACGAACCCGCCTACGTGCGCGCCCGGAAGTTCTTCGAGGCCCACATGCCCGACAAGGCGGACGTGGTGAAGCTCTATACCGGCGACAAGCCGATCTTCACGAAGCACAACGTCGAAGACCAGATCGAGCGCATCTACAAGCGTACGGTCCAGCTCAAGTCGGGCGGCTCGATCTCCATCGATCAAACCGAGGCGCTGACCGCGATCGACGTGAACTCCGCCCGCTCGATCCGGTCGGCCAGCAGCGAGGACACCGCGACGCGCACCAACCTGGAGGCGGCGGAAGAAATCGCCCGGCAGCTGCGCCTGCGCGACATCGGCGGCCTCATCGTCATCGATTTCATCGACATGGAGTCGAGCAAGCACATCCGGCAGACGGAGCGCGCGTTCGCCGATGCCATGTCGCGC
The window above is part of the Candidatus Dormiibacterota bacterium genome. Proteins encoded here:
- a CDS encoding NAD(P)-binding domain-containing protein: MRLVIVGAGPIGLETALLGAHLGYEVAVLEVGRVGENLRSWGHVRMFSPWEMNCSSLGLRVLRGEGVRPCRDAGTAPTGRQYLADYLLPLAKSRPLRGAVRERTRVLAISRDATLKEDLPGNDARAVRPFRILAERGGRQEVHAADVVIDASGTWGQMRPLGDGGIPVPGESQAASFIDRGIPNLASPRVAALFAGRTTLLVGAGHSAATSAVALSALAARHPRTRVIWVFRSTRRPLYAGVPGELLPARGALCAEASRLAAGRNPRFEACPGSVVESILVKGGRDRGRLEVSLRGGGRRRRKIVDRIIANVGSTPDSSIHSELQVHLCYATCGPIKLAAVLLGKGDDCLAQPAPSADLLSHPEPDFYIIGSKSYGRNATFLLRAGLEQVDAVFAGLARGARPLQDAVPSPGRRRTGSSGVSATGPRNSGHLPETRA